One Streptomyces fagopyri DNA window includes the following coding sequences:
- a CDS encoding lytic transglycosylase domain-containing protein, protein MAAHFGRLRKGAASTAVAAAAVAALSASQAPGVATEDLGRQASGAQPSADASAGALGGEGGATGNSPYYTDLPPLKSPNPSPSPTIGTPVSVGEAEAGIPATVLDAYKRAETSLRASKPECNLPWQLLAAIGKVESGQARGGRVDANGTTFSPILGPKLDGNGFALIADTDNGAYDGDSAYDRAVGPMQFIPSTWAWAGRDGNGDGKKDPNNVYDAALAAGHYLCRSGRDLSVQAQMNAAILGYNNSTAYLDTVLSWLEYYRKGTHEVPDGTGTLPSHGSGDSTASPDPSPSTPSTPDSKPSTTKPGGGGSTSPSNPTTPDSPSTSPPATPPTPTETVDHLEDAGSGKLTATAGRTFASKVAVRTETKAGKAVAKVRVRFLIVGDTDSTFTGGESVATVVTDSKGTATAPALVAGEKTGAFTVRATVVGRTLSGLDYAATVTARQADALTRTGDTELTCVPGGEFADQVRLKATYKGAVAGKVAATATLVKSADDATENDKGPYFKDADGKTVRTLTDLTTDADGALVLPKLYADDTAGTFLLRVTTTGGATLTVELKVAPAATDTPSDPATPSSSATPSASATP, encoded by the coding sequence ATGGCGGCGCATTTCGGCAGACTGCGCAAGGGCGCGGCGTCCACCGCCGTGGCCGCGGCAGCGGTGGCGGCTCTGTCCGCTTCCCAGGCACCCGGAGTGGCCACCGAGGACCTCGGCAGACAGGCGAGCGGCGCCCAGCCCTCGGCCGACGCGAGCGCCGGCGCCCTCGGCGGTGAGGGTGGCGCGACCGGCAACTCGCCCTACTACACCGACCTGCCGCCGCTGAAGAGTCCCAATCCGAGCCCGTCGCCGACCATCGGGACGCCCGTCTCGGTGGGCGAGGCCGAGGCCGGCATACCGGCGACGGTGCTCGACGCCTACAAGCGGGCCGAGACCTCGCTGCGCGCGTCCAAGCCGGAGTGCAATCTGCCCTGGCAACTCCTCGCGGCCATCGGGAAGGTCGAGTCCGGGCAGGCGCGCGGCGGCCGGGTCGACGCGAACGGTACGACGTTCTCGCCGATCCTCGGTCCCAAGCTCGACGGCAACGGCTTCGCGCTGATCGCCGACACGGACAACGGCGCGTACGACGGCGACAGCGCGTACGACCGCGCGGTGGGCCCCATGCAGTTCATCCCCTCCACCTGGGCGTGGGCGGGCCGCGACGGCAACGGCGACGGCAAGAAGGACCCCAACAACGTCTACGACGCGGCACTCGCGGCCGGTCACTACCTGTGCCGGTCCGGGCGTGACCTGTCCGTGCAGGCGCAGATGAACGCGGCGATCCTCGGCTACAACAACTCGACGGCCTACCTCGACACGGTGCTGTCGTGGCTGGAGTACTACCGCAAGGGCACCCACGAGGTGCCGGACGGCACGGGCACCCTGCCTTCGCACGGCAGCGGCGACTCCACGGCGAGCCCGGACCCGTCGCCCTCAACGCCGTCGACGCCCGACTCGAAGCCGAGCACCACCAAGCCCGGCGGCGGCGGTTCGACGAGCCCCTCGAACCCCACCACGCCCGATTCCCCCTCGACCTCGCCGCCCGCCACGCCTCCCACGCCCACCGAGACGGTGGACCACCTGGAGGACGCGGGCTCCGGGAAGCTCACCGCGACGGCGGGCCGGACGTTCGCCTCCAAGGTCGCGGTGCGCACCGAGACCAAGGCGGGCAAGGCGGTCGCGAAGGTCCGCGTCCGGTTCCTGATCGTCGGCGACACGGACAGCACCTTCACGGGCGGCGAGAGCGTCGCCACGGTGGTCACCGACAGCAAGGGCACGGCGACCGCGCCGGCGCTCGTGGCGGGCGAGAAGACCGGCGCGTTCACCGTCCGCGCCACCGTCGTGGGCCGCACTCTGAGCGGCCTCGACTACGCGGCGACGGTCACCGCGCGCCAGGCCGACGCCCTGACCCGCACCGGCGACACCGAGCTGACCTGCGTACCGGGCGGCGAGTTCGCCGACCAGGTCCGGCTGAAGGCCACCTACAAGGGTGCCGTCGCGGGGAAGGTCGCGGCCACCGCCACGCTCGTGAAGTCGGCGGACGACGCGACCGAGAACGACAAGGGCCCGTACTTCAAGGACGCGGACGGCAAGACGGTCCGCACCCTCACGGACCTCACGACCGACGCGGACGGCGCGCTCGTGCTCCCCAAGCTGTACGCGGACGACACGGCCGGCACGTTCCTGCTCCGCGTCACCACGACGGGCGGCGCGACGCTGACGGTCGAGCTGAAGGTGGCCCCGGCCGCCACGGACACGCCGTCCGACCCGGCCACGCCGTCCTCCTCGGCCACCCCGTCCGCTTCGGCCACGCCGTAG
- a CDS encoding DUF4184 family protein — MPFTLSHAAAVLPAVRGDGSGRSRLVPAVLVAGSFAPDMTYYAASVLPGAMEFGEFTHSFTGVLTFDVLVAWALVGVWLVLREPLVALLPRTRQGRPAGLLRCGTARREPGASLTLWWYVSAVLGALTHVVWDAFTHHDRWGVRLLPALGRDVGGTPLFMYAQYGTSMAAAVVIVVFVVVALRRTPPGDPVGVPVLSRPDRWFAAAVIGGCAVAAAGQRAARWWAYRGSRAKPWELIPTLCFGAGAGLVLGLALYAVAVRVWRPVPVLPGPAATRTEPSRTAPR; from the coding sequence TTGCCCTTCACCCTCAGCCACGCGGCGGCCGTACTGCCCGCCGTGCGCGGCGACGGAAGCGGCCGGAGCCGACTCGTGCCGGCGGTCCTGGTGGCCGGCTCGTTCGCTCCCGACATGACCTATTACGCGGCGAGCGTGCTACCCGGAGCGATGGAATTCGGCGAGTTCACCCACTCGTTCACCGGTGTCCTCACCTTCGACGTGCTCGTCGCCTGGGCCCTCGTGGGAGTCTGGCTGGTCCTGCGTGAGCCGTTGGTGGCCCTGCTGCCGCGGACCCGTCAGGGACGGCCCGCGGGGTTGCTGCGCTGCGGGACGGCCCGCCGCGAGCCCGGTGCGTCCCTGACGCTGTGGTGGTACGTGTCCGCGGTGCTCGGCGCGCTGACGCATGTCGTGTGGGACGCGTTCACGCATCACGACCGGTGGGGGGTGCGGCTGCTGCCCGCGCTGGGGCGGGACGTCGGGGGCACGCCCCTGTTCATGTACGCGCAGTACGGCACCTCGATGGCGGCGGCCGTGGTGATCGTGGTCTTCGTGGTCGTCGCGCTGCGCCGGACGCCTCCCGGCGATCCGGTGGGGGTACCCGTGCTGTCGCGTCCCGACCGGTGGTTCGCGGCGGCCGTGATCGGCGGCTGCGCGGTCGCCGCCGCCGGGCAGCGGGCCGCGCGCTGGTGGGCCTACCGGGGCTCTCGCGCGAAGCCTTGGGAACTGATCCCGACCCTGTGCTTCGGCGCGGGCGCGGGTCTCGTCCTCGGCCTCGCGCTGTACGCCGTCGCCGTCAGGGTGTGGCGTCCCGTTCCGGTCCTTCCCGGCCCGGCAGCCACGCGTACGGAGCCGAGCCGTACGGCACCTCGCTGA
- a CDS encoding PaaI family thioesterase: MGEQSHVKFPQEVLDEYAALGVDLPALFSAGHLGTRMGVQIVEASADRVVGTMPVEGNTQPYGLLHGGASAVLAETLGSVGSMLHGGSSKIAVGVDLNCTHHRGARSGLVTGVATPVHRGRSTATYEIVITDEDGKRVCTARLTCLLRDVRPGDEQHVRPQD, translated from the coding sequence ATGGGCGAGCAGAGCCACGTGAAGTTCCCGCAAGAGGTCCTCGACGAGTACGCCGCGCTCGGCGTCGACCTGCCCGCCCTCTTCTCCGCGGGCCACCTCGGCACCCGCATGGGCGTCCAGATCGTCGAGGCCTCCGCGGACCGGGTCGTCGGCACCATGCCCGTGGAGGGCAACACCCAGCCGTACGGACTCCTGCACGGCGGCGCCTCCGCCGTCCTCGCGGAGACCCTCGGCTCCGTCGGCTCCATGCTGCACGGCGGCAGCTCCAAGATCGCCGTCGGCGTCGACCTGAACTGCACCCACCACCGCGGAGCACGCTCCGGCCTCGTCACGGGCGTGGCCACACCCGTCCACCGGGGACGCTCCACGGCCACGTACGAGATCGTCATCACGGACGAGGACGGCAAGCGCGTGTGCACCGCGCGGCTGACCTGTCTGCTCCGGGACGTACGCCCCGGCGACGAACAGCACGTGCGCCCCCAGGACTGA
- a CDS encoding branched-chain amino acid ABC transporter permease, translating to MNTLPQQLANGLFLGSMYGLIAIGYTMVYGIVQLINFAHGEIFMTGGFGALTVYLYVLPDGTSMWIALPAMLIGGGLVAVLIAVGAERFAYRPLRGAPRLAPLITAIGLSLALQQAVFNWYPDAKTDRKFPQLDFGPWHLGSISVQSGSVFVIIAAPLCMAALAIFVRMSRTGRAMQATAQDPDTAQLMGIDTNKIIVIAFAIGGFFAAVAAIAYGLRYGTIQYNMGFQMGLKAFTAAVLGGIGNIYGAMIGGLVLGLAETMATSYIDGIPGMQQLGGGGWSSVWAFVLLILVLLFRPQGLVGERVADRA from the coding sequence GTGAACACCCTGCCGCAGCAGCTGGCCAACGGGCTGTTCCTCGGCTCGATGTACGGGCTGATCGCCATCGGCTACACGATGGTGTACGGCATCGTCCAGCTCATCAACTTCGCCCACGGCGAGATCTTCATGACCGGAGGCTTCGGCGCACTCACGGTCTACCTCTACGTCCTGCCCGACGGCACATCCATGTGGATAGCCCTTCCGGCGATGCTCATCGGCGGAGGCCTCGTCGCCGTCCTGATCGCCGTCGGGGCGGAACGGTTCGCCTACCGTCCACTGCGCGGCGCACCACGCCTCGCACCCCTCATCACCGCCATCGGCCTCTCCCTCGCCCTCCAGCAGGCCGTCTTCAACTGGTACCCGGACGCCAAGACCGACCGCAAGTTCCCCCAACTCGACTTCGGCCCCTGGCACCTCGGCTCCATCAGCGTCCAGAGCGGCTCCGTCTTCGTCATCATCGCCGCCCCCCTCTGCATGGCGGCCCTCGCGATCTTCGTCCGCATGTCCCGCACCGGCCGCGCCATGCAGGCCACCGCCCAGGACCCGGACACCGCCCAGCTCATGGGCATCGACACCAACAAGATCATCGTGATCGCCTTCGCGATCGGCGGCTTCTTCGCCGCCGTGGCCGCCATCGCCTACGGCCTGCGCTACGGCACCATCCAGTACAACATGGGCTTCCAGATGGGCCTCAAGGCCTTCACCGCGGCCGTCCTCGGCGGCATCGGCAACATCTACGGCGCCATGATCGGCGGCCTCGTCCTCGGCCTCGCCGAAACCATGGCCACCTCCTACATCGACGGCATCCCCGGCATGCAGCAGCTCGGCGGCGGCGGCTGGTCCTCCGTCTGGGCCTTCGTCCTCCTCATCCTCGTACTGCTGTTCAGACCACAGGGTCTGGTCGGCGAACGCGTCGCGGACAGGGCGTGA
- a CDS encoding branched-chain amino acid ABC transporter substrate-binding protein: MRQRSLVILTSVLTTGALTLTACGSRDDGGNKDSGKKTEIIIGVDAPLTGQNSATGLGIQGGVQIAVDDANKNNTVPGVTFKVQALDDKAIPASGQQNATALVGNDKVLGVVGPLNSGVATQMQQVFATAGLVEISPSNTAPELTQGKNWQTSKSRPFKTYFRTATTDALQGGFAAEYATTTLKKKNVFVVDDKQTYGAGLAKLFKAGFTKGGGKVAGEDHVNTGDTDFSALVTKIKNSKADLVYYGGQYDESEKLTKQLKDGGAKIPVFGGDGMFSDTYIQTAGKTSEGDLVTSVGQPVDSLASAADFIKKYKASGLKGDYGTYGGYSYDAATAIIKAIGNVVKDGKVPDGARAKIVDEVQKTKFDGIAGPVSFDEFGDTTNKQLTVYQVVAGKWKAVKSGTFNG; this comes from the coding sequence GTGCGACAGCGTTCTTTGGTCATACTCACCTCCGTGCTCACCACTGGAGCACTCACGCTGACCGCCTGCGGTTCGCGCGACGACGGTGGGAACAAGGACAGCGGCAAGAAGACCGAGATCATCATCGGTGTCGACGCCCCGCTGACCGGTCAGAACTCCGCCACCGGCCTCGGCATCCAGGGCGGCGTCCAGATCGCCGTCGACGACGCCAACAAGAACAACACCGTTCCCGGCGTGACCTTCAAGGTCCAGGCGCTCGACGACAAGGCGATCCCCGCCAGCGGCCAGCAGAACGCCACCGCCCTCGTCGGCAACGACAAGGTGCTCGGCGTCGTCGGCCCGCTCAACTCCGGTGTCGCCACCCAGATGCAGCAGGTCTTCGCGACCGCCGGCCTGGTCGAGATCTCGCCCTCCAACACGGCGCCCGAACTCACCCAGGGCAAGAACTGGCAGACCTCGAAGTCCCGCCCGTTCAAGACGTACTTCCGCACCGCCACCACCGACGCCCTCCAGGGCGGCTTCGCGGCCGAGTACGCGACCACCACGCTCAAGAAGAAGAACGTCTTCGTCGTCGACGACAAGCAGACCTACGGCGCCGGTCTGGCCAAGCTGTTCAAGGCCGGCTTCACCAAGGGTGGCGGCAAGGTCGCGGGCGAGGACCACGTCAACACCGGCGACACCGACTTCTCCGCCCTCGTCACCAAGATCAAGAACTCCAAGGCCGACCTCGTCTACTACGGCGGCCAGTACGACGAGTCCGAGAAGCTCACCAAGCAGCTCAAGGACGGCGGCGCCAAGATCCCGGTGTTCGGTGGCGACGGCATGTTCAGCGACACCTACATCCAGACCGCCGGCAAGACCTCCGAGGGCGACCTCGTCACCTCGGTCGGCCAGCCCGTCGACTCCCTGGCCTCCGCCGCGGACTTCATCAAGAAGTACAAGGCTTCCGGCCTCAAGGGCGACTACGGCACCTACGGCGGTTACTCCTACGACGCCGCCACCGCCATCATCAAGGCGATCGGCAACGTCGTGAAGGACGGCAAGGTCCCCGACGGCGCCCGCGCCAAGATCGTCGACGAGGTCCAGAAGACGAAGTTCGACGGCATCGCCGGCCCCGTCTCCTTCGACGAGTTCGGTGACACCACCAACAAGCAGCTCACCGTCTACCAGGTCGTGGCCGGCAAGTGGAAGGCCGTCAAGAGCGGCACGTTCAACGGCTGA
- a CDS encoding SPW_0924 family protein has protein sequence MRALIAAATGLAVALALVFTITALGSPAGGTSPKPLLTTVPKHP, from the coding sequence ATGCGTGCCCTCATCGCCGCCGCGACCGGTCTCGCCGTGGCACTGGCCCTGGTGTTCACCATCACCGCCCTGGGCTCACCGGCCGGCGGGACGTCGCCGAAGCCGCTGCTCACCACCGTCCCCAAGCATCCGTGA
- the polA gene encoding DNA polymerase I, with translation MAETASKKTEKTAGTSRPRLMLMDGHSLAYRAFFALPAENFTTASGQPTNAIYGFASMLANTLRDESPTHFAVAFDVSRKTWRSEEFTEYKANRSKTPDEFKGQVELIGELLDAMHARRFAVDGFEADDIIATLATQAEAEGFEVLIVTGDRDSFQLVSEHTTVLYPTKGVSELTRFTPEKVVEKYGLTPAQYPDFAALRGDPSDNLPGIPGVGEKTAAKWINQFGSFAELVERVDEVKGKAGQNLRDHLDAVRLNRRLTEMVKDVELPGAVTDLERAAYDRTAVSMVLDTLEIRNPSLRERLFAVDPGAQEAETAAPVVAGVELDGVVLGAGELKPWLAEHGDAVLGLATVDAWALGAGSVTEIALAAAEGAAAWFDPSELDEADENAFARWVADPAKPKVLHNAKGVMRVFAEHGWSVEGVSMDTALAAYLVKPGRRSFALDALSLEYLGRELGPAAAADGQLAFGADDGAEAEALMAQARTILDLGEAFDEKLPEVGAADLLRDMELPTSALLARLERYGIAADRAHLEAMEQMFGAAVQQAVKEAHASVGHEFNLGSPKQLQEVFFGELDLPKTKKTKTGYTTDADALAWLATRTDHELPVIMLRHREQAKLRVTVEGLIKTIAADHRIHTTFNQTVAATGRLSSVDPNLQNIPVRTEEGRAIRRGFVVGEGFESLMTADYSQIELRVMAHLSEDEGLLEAFTSGEDLHTTVASQVFSVERSAVDAEMRRKIKAMSYGLAYGLSAFGLSQQLNIEAGEARALMDTYFERFGGVRDYLRRVVDEARATGYTETLFGRRRYLPDLNSDNRQRREMAERMALNAPIQGTAADIVKIAMLNVDRALREAGLKSRMLLQVHDEIVLEIAPGERAKTEELLRREMASAVALRAPLDVSVGSGADWESAAH, from the coding sequence GTGGCAGAGACAGCATCGAAGAAGACCGAGAAGACCGCAGGTACGAGCCGTCCGCGTCTGATGCTCATGGATGGGCACTCGCTGGCGTACCGCGCGTTCTTCGCGCTGCCCGCGGAGAATTTCACGACCGCGAGCGGCCAGCCGACGAACGCGATCTACGGTTTCGCGTCGATGCTGGCGAACACGCTGCGTGACGAGTCGCCCACGCATTTCGCGGTGGCGTTCGACGTCTCACGCAAGACCTGGCGCTCCGAGGAGTTCACGGAGTACAAGGCGAACCGGTCGAAGACCCCGGACGAGTTCAAGGGCCAGGTCGAGCTGATCGGTGAGCTGCTGGACGCGATGCACGCGCGGCGGTTCGCGGTGGACGGCTTCGAGGCCGACGACATCATCGCCACGCTCGCCACGCAGGCCGAGGCCGAGGGCTTCGAGGTCCTGATCGTCACCGGTGACCGTGACTCCTTCCAGCTGGTCTCGGAGCACACGACGGTCCTCTATCCGACGAAGGGTGTCTCCGAGCTGACCCGGTTCACTCCGGAGAAGGTCGTCGAGAAGTACGGGTTGACGCCGGCGCAGTACCCGGACTTCGCGGCGCTGCGCGGTGACCCGTCGGACAACCTGCCGGGCATTCCGGGTGTCGGTGAGAAGACGGCCGCGAAGTGGATCAACCAGTTCGGTTCGTTCGCGGAGCTGGTCGAGCGCGTCGACGAGGTGAAGGGCAAGGCCGGCCAGAACCTCCGCGACCACCTGGATGCGGTGCGCCTCAACCGCCGTCTCACGGAGATGGTGAAGGACGTGGAGCTGCCGGGGGCGGTCACCGACCTGGAGCGTGCGGCGTACGACCGTACGGCCGTGTCGATGGTCCTGGACACCCTGGAGATCCGTAACCCCTCGCTGCGGGAGCGGCTGTTCGCCGTCGACCCGGGGGCGCAGGAGGCCGAGACCGCGGCGCCGGTCGTCGCGGGTGTCGAGCTGGACGGTGTGGTGCTGGGCGCGGGCGAGCTGAAGCCGTGGCTCGCCGAGCACGGCGACGCGGTCCTGGGTCTGGCCACGGTCGACGCGTGGGCGCTGGGCGCCGGTTCGGTGACGGAGATCGCGCTCGCCGCGGCGGAGGGGGCCGCCGCCTGGTTCGACCCCTCGGAGCTGGACGAGGCCGACGAGAACGCGTTCGCGCGGTGGGTCGCCGACCCCGCGAAGCCGAAGGTGCTGCACAACGCCAAGGGTGTGATGCGGGTCTTCGCCGAGCACGGCTGGAGCGTCGAGGGCGTGTCCATGGACACCGCGCTCGCCGCGTATCTGGTCAAGCCGGGCCGGCGTTCCTTCGCTCTGGACGCGCTGTCGCTGGAGTACCTCGGGCGGGAGCTGGGTCCGGCCGCCGCGGCCGACGGGCAGCTGGCCTTCGGCGCGGACGACGGGGCCGAGGCCGAGGCGCTGATGGCGCAGGCCCGCACGATCCTCGACCTCGGCGAGGCGTTCGACGAGAAGCTGCCGGAGGTCGGCGCGGCCGATCTGCTGCGGGACATGGAGCTGCCCACGTCGGCGCTGCTGGCGCGGTTGGAGCGGTACGGCATCGCGGCCGACCGGGCGCACCTGGAAGCCATGGAGCAGATGTTCGGGGCCGCCGTGCAGCAGGCGGTGAAGGAGGCGCACGCCTCCGTGGGCCACGAGTTCAACCTCGGCTCGCCCAAGCAGCTCCAGGAGGTCTTCTTCGGGGAGCTCGACCTGCCCAAGACGAAGAAGACGAAGACGGGGTACACGACGGACGCGGACGCGCTGGCCTGGCTGGCCACGCGGACCGACCACGAGCTGCCCGTCATCATGCTCCGCCACCGCGAGCAGGCGAAGCTGCGTGTGACCGTCGAGGGCCTGATCAAGACGATCGCCGCGGACCACCGTATCCACACCACGTTCAACCAGACGGTGGCCGCGACGGGCCGTCTGTCGTCGGTGGACCCGAACCTGCAGAACATCCCGGTGCGTACGGAGGAGGGCCGCGCGATCCGCCGCGGCTTCGTCGTCGGCGAGGGCTTCGAGTCGCTGATGACCGCGGACTACAGCCAGATCGAACTGCGGGTGATGGCCCACCTGTCCGAGGACGAGGGCCTGCTGGAGGCGTTCACCTCGGGTGAGGACCTGCACACGACGGTGGCGTCCCAGGTGTTCTCGGTCGAGCGTTCGGCGGTCGACGCGGAGATGCGCCGCAAGATCAAGGCCATGTCGTACGGCCTGGCGTACGGGCTGTCGGCGTTCGGCCTGTCCCAGCAGCTGAACATCGAGGCGGGTGAGGCGCGTGCCCTGATGGACACGTACTTCGAGCGCTTCGGTGGTGTCCGGGACTATCTGCGCCGGGTCGTGGACGAGGCGCGTGCCACGGGTTACACGGAGACCCTCTTCGGGCGGCGCCGTTATCTGCCCGACCTGAACAGCGACAACCGCCAGCGTCGCGAGATGGCCGAGCGCATGGCACTGAACGCGCCGATCCAGGGCACGGCCGCGGACATCGTCAAGATCGCGATGCTGAACGTCGACCGGGCCCTGCGCGAGGCCGGTCTGAAGTCCCGCATGCTCCTCCAGGTCCACGACGAAATCGTCCTGGAGATCGCCCCGGGTGAGCGTGCGAAGACCGAGGAGCTGCTCCGCCGCGAGATGGCGTCGGCCGTCGCGCTCCGGGCCCCGCTCGACGTCTCCGTCGGCTCGGGAGCCGACTGGGAATCGGCGGCGCACTAG
- a CDS encoding FdhF/YdeP family oxidoreductase, translated as MASKPPKSDPVQDAPQVAEPKHAAAGLPAIGHTLRIAQQQMGVRRTALTLLRVNQKDGFDCPGCAWPEPEHRHTAEFCENGAKAVAEEATLRRVTPGFFAEHPVTDLAGRSGYWLGQQGRLTHPMYLPEGADHYEPVTWERAFDIVADELTALDSPDEALFYTSGRTSNEAAFLYQLFARELGTNNLPDCSNMCHESSGSALSETIGIGKGSVLLDDLHQADLIIVAGQNPGTNHPRMLSALEKAKANGAKIISVNPLPEAGLERFKNPQTPQGMLKGAALTDLFLQIRLGGDQALFRLLNKLVLDTEGAVDEDFVAEHTHGYEEFAATARAADWDETLTATGLTRAKIDEALAMVLASRRTIVCWAMGLTQHKHSVPTIREVVNFLLLRGNIGRPGAGVCPVRGHSNVQGDRTMGIFERPAPAFLDALEKEFGFAPPREHGYDVVRAIRALRDGDAKVFFAMGGNFVSASPDTEVTEAAMRRARLTVHVSTKLNRSHVVTGARALILPTVGRTERDLQGSGEQFVTVEDSMGMVHASRGRLEPASTHLLSEPAIVCRLARRVLGDDSRTPWEEFEKDYATVRDRIARVVPGFDDFNARVADPAGFALPHAPRDERRFPTATGKANFTAAPVEYPKLPEGRLLLQTLRSHDQYNTTIYGLDDRYRGIKNGRRVVLVNPEDARALGVADGSYVDLVSEWQDGLERRAPGFRVVHYPTALGCAASYYPETNVLVPLDATADTSNTPASKSVVIRLEQSATD; from the coding sequence ATGGCCAGCAAGCCGCCCAAGAGCGATCCGGTCCAGGACGCGCCACAGGTCGCCGAACCGAAGCACGCGGCGGCCGGGCTGCCCGCGATCGGACACACCCTGCGGATCGCCCAGCAGCAGATGGGCGTGCGCCGCACCGCGCTCACCCTGCTCAGGGTCAACCAGAAGGACGGCTTCGACTGCCCCGGCTGCGCCTGGCCCGAGCCGGAGCACCGGCACACGGCGGAGTTCTGCGAGAACGGCGCGAAGGCGGTCGCCGAGGAGGCGACCCTGCGCCGGGTCACCCCCGGCTTCTTCGCCGAGCACCCCGTCACCGACCTCGCCGGCCGCAGCGGCTACTGGCTCGGACAACAGGGCCGCCTCACCCACCCCATGTATTTGCCCGAGGGCGCCGACCACTACGAGCCGGTGACCTGGGAACGCGCCTTCGACATCGTCGCCGACGAGCTCACCGCGCTCGACTCGCCCGACGAGGCCCTTTTCTACACCTCCGGACGGACGAGCAACGAGGCCGCCTTCCTCTACCAGCTCTTCGCCCGCGAGCTCGGCACGAACAACCTCCCCGACTGCTCGAACATGTGCCACGAGTCCTCGGGTTCCGCCCTCTCGGAGACCATAGGCATAGGCAAGGGCAGCGTCCTGCTCGACGACCTCCACCAGGCGGACCTCATCATCGTCGCCGGGCAGAACCCCGGCACGAACCACCCCCGCATGCTCTCCGCCCTGGAGAAGGCCAAGGCCAACGGCGCGAAGATCATCAGCGTGAACCCGCTCCCCGAAGCGGGCCTGGAGCGCTTCAAGAACCCGCAGACCCCACAGGGCATGCTCAAGGGCGCCGCCCTCACGGACCTGTTCCTGCAGATCCGCCTCGGCGGCGACCAAGCCCTCTTCCGCCTCCTGAACAAGCTCGTCCTCGACACCGAAGGCGCCGTCGACGAGGACTTCGTCGCCGAGCACACCCACGGATACGAGGAGTTCGCGGCCACCGCCCGCGCCGCCGACTGGGACGAGACACTCACCGCGACCGGCCTCACCCGCGCGAAGATCGACGAAGCCCTGGCCATGGTCCTCGCCTCGCGGCGCACCATCGTCTGCTGGGCCATGGGCCTCACCCAGCACAAGCACTCCGTGCCGACCATCCGCGAAGTCGTCAACTTCCTGCTGCTGCGCGGCAACATAGGCCGCCCCGGCGCGGGCGTCTGCCCGGTCCGCGGCCACTCGAACGTGCAGGGCGACCGCACCATGGGCATCTTCGAACGCCCCGCCCCCGCCTTCCTGGACGCCCTGGAGAAGGAGTTCGGCTTCGCCCCGCCCCGCGAACACGGCTACGACGTCGTCCGCGCCATCCGCGCCCTGCGCGACGGCGACGCGAAGGTCTTCTTCGCCATGGGCGGCAACTTCGTGTCCGCGTCCCCCGACACCGAGGTGACCGAGGCCGCCATGCGCCGCGCCCGCCTCACCGTGCACGTGTCGACGAAGCTCAACCGTTCGCACGTGGTCACCGGCGCCCGCGCGCTGATCCTGCCCACCGTCGGCCGCACCGAACGCGACCTCCAGGGCAGCGGCGAACAGTTCGTCACCGTCGAGGACTCCATGGGCATGGTCCACGCCTCACGCGGCCGCCTGGAGCCCGCGAGCACCCACCTGCTGTCCGAACCGGCCATCGTGTGCCGCCTCGCCCGCCGCGTGCTCGGCGACGACTCCCGCACCCCCTGGGAGGAGTTCGAGAAGGACTACGCGACCGTGCGCGACCGCATCGCCCGCGTGGTCCCCGGCTTCGACGACTTCAACGCGCGCGTGGCCGACCCCGCGGGATTCGCCCTCCCCCACGCCCCGCGCGACGAACGCCGCTTCCCCACCGCCACGGGCAAGGCCAACTTCACCGCCGCGCCCGTCGAGTACCCGAAGCTCCCCGAGGGCCGGCTGCTGCTGCAGACCCTGCGCTCGCACGACCAGTACAACACCACGATCTACGGCCTGGACGACCGCTACCGGGGCATCAAGAACGGCCGCCGGGTCGTCCTGGTCAACCCCGAGGACGCGCGCGCGCTCGGCGTCGCCGACGGCTCGTACGTCGACCTGGTCAGCGAATGGCAGGACGGCCTCGAACGGCGCGCCCCCGGATTCCGCGTCGTGCACTACCCGACCGCCCTCGGCTGCGCCGCCTCCTACTACCCCGAGACCAACGTCCTCGTCCCCCTCGACGCCACCGCCGACACCAGCAACACCCCGGCCAGCAAGTCCGTCGTGATCCGTCTGGAACAATCGGCCACCGACTGA